The sequence CTCGGCATCGCCGACGTCGGTCGGGTCATGACGACGTCGGCCGCGCTGCATCGCGCCGTCGCGACGGGCGCCATCCGCGCCATCGACAAGACGCTCACCGATTCAGTCGTCAAATCGATCGTCATCGCGGCAGAGGGGTCGTTGAACCTCAGCCCGGCCTCGATCACCATCACGCGTGCGAGCGATTCGCTGGTGGTGAATGCGTCGACGACCGTGACGTCGTTCGCGCCGCTGTCGCGCTGGGT is a genomic window of Gemmatimonadaceae bacterium containing:
- a CDS encoding TadE/TadG family type IV pilus assembly protein yields the protein MASPRGQRVHGVHRAHSVRGGHATVELVLALPVLMIFILGIADVGRVMTTSAALHRAVATGAIRAIDKTLTDSVVKSIVIAAEGSLNLSPASITITRASDSLVVNASTTVTSFAPLSRWVWPTGTITVNAAAVTRVTP